The Drosophila suzukii chromosome X, CBGP_Dsuzu_IsoJpt1.0, whole genome shotgun sequence DNA window ACTATACTGTTGTGGTTATTGTACCATTTTAAAGGATCTTTTAGGGCTTAACTCGTACTACCAACAATTCTTAAGACCACTTATTCTGGCATTACATTCTTttactaaatataaatatagtAATCTAAAGACACCCTAATCATAAGTTCTTGGTGATTTCGTCCTTATCACCGGACATCACTCACTCGGTGTTTATCACTTGGCTCGTTCGCTGGATGGAACTCAGGCAATTTGTAGACGAGTAACTCAATGAAATCTGGTAGACAATCGTTTTTGGAGCTAAAATGACCAGAATGTATGAGAATGTAAACAAACTTTATGGGTATTTTGCAGAAATGCAAAGACCACGGTGCAGATGAGGCACTTAGCTATTCATTATTGGCTAAAAtgacaaaattataaattaatcaACCGGGAAAATTTTCACTTCAATTTAGTTGTCTCTATTGATGGTCTGATGTTGTTTGGCGAAACTGATATTCTTTCATCTTGAATAGTTTAGTCTggaataataatttatttcaagGGAAAGCGGAATTTGTGGAATAACATGTTTGACAATTCGATTCACTAATGCGACATGACATATTTTGGACATACAATCTGTGtgaaaaagcaaaaaaattcATTAATTTTCTAGAACCCAATGTTCAATAATGcctttataaaaataagaataaGATATATAGTTAATCGATTTtctaaaaatgaatttttgaCGTTATGTTGTCAGATTACACTGTTTAACACCAAAAATTACGTCTATGAATGCTCAAGAATCCGATTGGACTTAACTTGCAATTCTCAAACATGCTCACGAGAAAAAATCCATTGTACCAGAATCCCGACAGAAATGACTTAACAGTTTGAAAACTTCAGTTTTTGACACTATTTAAAAATCGATTACCGTGTAACAGACTTCTGTTTAGTTAATTGTTCGATAACATGGCCAGAGCTGCAAAGATTTTATCTATCGAAATTAAAATTCCAAATAAATAACATAGActaacatatttattttgacCAAAAAGTATGCTTTACAAAATGAGTTTGAAATGTGAATTTTCCTGTAAAGAGGATATAATATgtatctaaaagtatgctgcGAAAAAAAATCTTTACTTTTCGAAATCCTTCTTGCTTCCTATCTTAAAgcatattgttgcatactttagGGTACGCCTTATTTTCTATTTACAATTTGGAAAACTTCATGGTCCAGTTGGTAAGATGCTCGTTCCTGACTCTTGGGGACACAGGTTCAACTCCCAAGAAAGACGTCGTGAGTCTTATGTTTTGataaaactttttttcaaAACTTAATTTGtattaacaatttaaaaaaatattttctgatAAATAATAAGATGCAACTAAGAAGATATAAgaattgttaaaaaaacaTCCTTTTAATTTCGATATACgctttcatttaaaatattttaatggatATACGTTGCTTGCATAAATTTTCAAgttatgaaaaatatttcaaaatacaTCTGGtaacttaaaataaaatataataaaagagTCACCACTGCCATAAGTGTCAGCTATCCCATTGAACCGAATTGACTGTCCCCAAAAGCAAGTAGTCAAAATTTCCGGCACTTTAACCATGAGCTTGGAGCAAAACTTGACCGCTGCCCTGTCGCAGTCGCCGGAGAACAAGGCGGAGGAGGCGTGGCCGGCGGATGCCCAACTGTACCAGCCACTGGAAGAGAGTCAACTGTTGCTTCCGGAGCGTTCCAGCTGCCTGGCGGTGAAGACCTACCTGCGTATGTGTGGCCTGCCAATTGTGGAGAAGATCAGCGACAATGCGGAGTTCATGTCGCCGGGTGGCCGGCTGACCCACCTGCCGCTCCTCCGTTTGGGCCCGGTCAAGACCTTTGCTGAATTCGAGCCCATTGTGGCCCAGGTGGAGACCATGCAGGCGGGCCACGCCCTGGGCAGCTGGATGTCCGAGGATCAGCGCGATAATGTTCGCAGTCTGGTGAACTATGTGGAGAACGTCTTCACTCTGACCGAGATTCACATGAGCTTCGTGGATGCGGTCAACTATAAGTGGTACACGGCACCGCGCAGTGGGGCTGCTCGTCCGTGGCCCTTGAGTGCGCTCCGTCGGTGGGCCAAGCGGAAGGAGGCGATGCGCATACTGAAGGTATACCAGTGGGATGATCTGCACAACGACCAGCTGCTCCACGAGTTGGGCGTCTGTGCCGGCCAACTGGTCGACCAGATGGAGCAGAACCAGCTGGAGGAGCCCTATTTCTGTGGATCGCGGCCCTGTGCGCTGGACGCCCTGGTCTTCGGCCATGTGGCAGCCTTCAGGACCACCAAGATGCCCAACATGTCGCTGGCCAGGGTGCTGATCAACTATCCACCTCTAGTGGCCCATTGTTGGCGCATCGATCAGAGCGTGTTTGGGGGCAAAATTCTGGGCAACGAGCCGGAGGTGGAGGTGCTGGAGTAGCCAGAGTAGCTGGAGTAACTGGAGTAACTGGAGCAGCTGGAGTAGCTGGAGTGGggcaaataaaattaaaggAAGGCAGGAACAAGGGAttcttattgtttttttatttggcCAGGGGTCGGGAAGCCAATCAAAAATATGcaaagaatttacaataaaaacGCGGACGAGCGGAGGGAGTAGCGGAGCCAGTGGAGCCAGAGATAAGCCAGCGcacaatcccataaaataCAGCAACAGACAGGGCCAACACTGCGAGAAAATCTAGGAAAAATACAGTGTTTCTCCAAAATTGCACtattaaataattaacttatatttttatttaatgttcatatttattttacttaagCAACAAAGTAACTGACTTATTGTATAGCCACATTTAAGCATAAGGCCTGAGGTGCTATAGCTTCTACCATTTTGTCTTAATAATATTACCACATTCTACAGAACAATGTAAATTATGAAAgcttcttttaaaaaaaaattgtagcAATTTTGTCTTGCGAAAGGATATCTAAGGAAATAAATATTCACCTCTAAACTCAAGAACTACCTTTCATGAATACCATTCTAcatataaaatacataactattttaaaaagatGAGACATAAATCAAGctgtaaaaaatatacatttgttttatattttgaattttttaatgACAGCATGTCTAAGCTAATTTGACTTTTCATTTTTTGAATGTTCAAACATAATACAATTACTTACAAAGTAATTTGATTTGGAAATTCAATGACTGtttaatcaaaaatattttgtgaAAATTGTTGTgaaaatttttgtgaaaaatgtgaaaaactaaaaatttcTAGGTTTGAACGCCAATGgtttggaaattaaacaacgagctcaacgaggtatgacattccttgaTTTGACTTTTATTAACTTcatagcagccaaaaaactgatttttaatggcgaaaaaatgggatttagattttgtcaaaaatacgagattcagattttagtcaaatatatcatttttctttgccgtttttcgatcgtagtttggccaaatcaaggcgcacAGGTggaagaccgactgttttgggCAAATGTTAAAAATTTCCGGGCTTAAATGTCATTAGACTGAAAactaaacaacgagctcaaaggGGTGTGACATTCCTCGTTCTGACCTGTTCGAAAAATCACTGATTTTTACTTCTATTGCTTTATTGTGTTTGCTATCAGGGCTTCGTTTTCTTATGGCCTTCACTTTGCCCCAAACGAATTGGCGACATTATTAACTTCTCAAGATTTCCCATTCACGTCGTCTTGTTTGGGCACTCCTATTTCGATTTTGGTCATAAGATAGAGTGGTTTATTTTTGGACCGCCTTCGGCGATCGATGGCACCGAGTTATTTTTGACATGTCGCCCTGTCAACGTCAACACAACGCTGACATCCAAGTGGCAGGCCAACACCTGAGACATGGCTCCCAGCCgaatttcccatttcccatttcccactGCCCCCCTGCCATTTTCCATCGCCATTTACCAATGCCACTTGCCATTCGAGAGCTCCGAGTGCCTAATGATGCGGCAGAATGTCGGAAGGGTGCCGACCGAGTCCTGTGTTTGTTTATCTAACGAGTAAATAcgattttaattaaatgtaaaTCACATTGTCAAGCCACATACAGACATACCAGCACTCACACACACGACAGCCATAAAAGTTAGTCCGGAAAAGCGGGAAAGTGGGTGGAAAAGTGGGAAATCGGGGGACATCAACACCATCTACAATTCGAGTTACGCCAGCTGCCTGCTGGGAAAGGCGGCTGAACAACAAATATTGCTTTCGCATGTTACTCATACGCCCCGTTGCTTGGCATTCCCATTCCAGTTACCAAACTCAAACCCTCGCAAATCCAGCAAAACTCCATCTTCTTCAGCCATAAGCCATGGCCAGGACAGGCCAAAACACCCTTGAGATTATTAATTAAAAGACAAGAAAACATAATTTCTAAATTTCCATACAAAAACCAAAGAACTCATGCAGAGGCAAGAGCCAAAAAACAAAGGGGGAAAGAGAAAGGGGTTGCGGGCAGACGGAGAAAGTAATGAAGAAAAAGGGAATTGGTTATTGTGCAACTCTGACAGGCAGAAGCTCACATGACAAGAGagatatgtatatatttgtCATATCGGATTGCAGGCAGGCCCCACTGTTATTCCAAAGTTAAAGAGAAAGGCAAAAGAAATTAAGGGAATTACTTAATGGTGTTATTACACGACATTGTGCGGCTCATTCATTAAAGCAATTTCTTCTCTGACTATACGATTTTACGTAAGTGCGAGCAGGAAGAGGTGTGACAGCTTTAATAGGCGCTTTGGtatttttctggtattttaAAATCTCACGATAAATAATTATTGGAGCAATAAGTCAATGAGAAAAATTTTATCTAAAAAGTACAACAAAACAAGCATTAAGGGGCTCAATTAGACACAAATATATAATAGCTTCTGGAAATTGGATTCAAAGGACTTTTAAACAAATCACTGCCAAAGATGATAGAACTAAAACCACTTGAACAACcccaaaaaatgtttaactcTTATTAAAAATTCCTGGTTTTACTCCAGAAAACATGAAAAACGTTCATTTTACAtctttttttgaaatttaattttgaaaacttTAAACAATGTCGTGTTGTAAAACTATAAACAGTACAGAAAACTTTTGAATCCTAGTCGTTTTACAACACTAATTACTTCaaagagaaagaaaaaaaaggttAAACACTAAAGCTTGGTTAAACACATAGCAAAGGTACACATGTCAACCGTTTTCCCACCTCTAATCAAATTTTCATTCTACCGCAAAATGAACAATCATCCGAAGCAGGAAATTTGCAAGAATTTAGGAAGTTCGTCGGACGGAGTGTCGGTGTCGCACATAATTTTCGTTAAGAAGGTGGGTGTTTCACACCCATCTattttccaaatattgatttttttatacCAATTCAGAATGGGGAAAGGTATCGCAGATTCTTCTTCCCAAAGTGCTGCTCAAGACACATTTTCCAGCTGGCTTTGAGGTTGTTCAATGGACCCACCGATCCCTATTTCATGCCCATTCTTCGATGTTTTGCGGATTACCTCAGGCGGTACATCGAATCGGAGCAGAATGATGACTGGAGCGACGAAGAACCCACATACATCCACGAGGGAGAGTCTTCTGATGAAAAAGATGTGGAAAAGCCTAAGGATAATACTAACAAAGAGACGGATGAAGAAACTAAGAATAAAACTGGGAAAATGACTGAAGAAGGGGCTGTAAAGAAGGTTAAAGATAAGATATCTAAGAATGAAAAAGAAGTGCCTAAGAAGGATAACAACAATGTGACGATTCCAAATGCGGAACAGGACCTTTATGAAGACTACATTTTATATGATTTATATGAGTGCCAAACACAAATATCCGAGGACGAACTTGAAGAGATAACCGAAGAGTTTCTGCGGAAAAATGCAATAGGCTAATGGTTTATaagtaaattataaaattgcAGTTATTATAATTAGTAttataattgtttaaaatattcCGAAAATGGTTGGCATCAAGTGGATTGTTCTACTTTTCTTAAATGTAACGTTTTCCTATGCTCAAGACCCCATTGCTTTTGATATGCCAAAGCATTTGCGTGCCACCCACACCGTTGTGGTGACTCTGGAGTGGGAGTGTGGGTGGTGACCTCCTCATGCTGGTGACCTCCTGGCACTGCAACGCGGCACGCTCCACTGACGCACTGACAAAGACACATTTGCGGGCCACACAGCGCTGAAGATGAGCAATGGCAATGACGACGAGCTGTCAGGGGCGTGCCAAGGGGGATGAGGGGGCGGAATGGTTTCGGGGGGGATCTTCTTGTGGAGAGGGGAGGGGGCAGGAACGTGCTACCAATTACTCGAGTTACTGGGCCAGTGCAAGTCCGGGCTAGTGGCCCGGGTCCGAAGCAGACTCCGGAGAATGTCACCGAAACATATCCTGCCCCAAGACCTCGTCGATTGTCTAATGCCCtgaaaattcttaaaaaagcTTCTTGTTTTATcatatttgtttatattataagcttatttatataaagtgtgcacaAGAAATCTATTTTACACTTAAATTAACAAAACTTATTGACTAAATGATCATATAATGGAACTTTACAGATGGTACTTATGTGCAaggcttttaaaaaatgttttctaattataaatgtaagaatgtaaataaataaattattgtaAAAAAACTTTGGTTTTTAAAatagaattttatttttttacaattatttttaataaatttttaaagttaattattatattttttttttttaaatattattttctcaaTTAATTATCGTAACATATTCGATTAACTCTGTTTTCAACTCAACTGGCAAGGGTATTTTGGAATTCGATTGTGCGAAGACAGGATCCACTCTATTCTTTTTTTGTTGCAGCTAGTTGTGCGTTGTCCTTTGGTTTTTGTCTATGCGAAAAGACGATGTCTTGCCATTCCTACGCCCCCTTTTCCTTTTCCCTCCCttctttttcctttttcctTTCACCCTTCCTATTCGACTGTTTCCTTTTTCTGTTGATTTTTCCTTGGGCTGGCGCCACGAACTGTACCCATCTGCATTTTCCTTGGGGTATATGTGatgatatgatatagtctGGTTAAAAGTACtctaaattattttgtttaacaGATTAAAATGTAATTATAAATTGAAGGATGTATTGAAAGTTTAAGTCATTTCCCATGACCTTTGATTTATTTTCCCTTGATGGGCATCGAAGTGGTCGAGTCTTGGCCGCACTTTTCGTCTCATTCTGGTTGGCATTTTCCGGAATCTTCGTTCCTTGGCTGGTGGCATCATTCAAAGCAATGTAATCTACCCTACTTTACAGTTGACAACCCAAAGAACCCGTTCGCCTCGCCACTTTCCCTTTGTCGGTTGCGGTTGTGGCTCCGCCCCCTGCCCCtcttgccacgccccctttccGTTCCGCCCCCATGGTCCTGACTTTTCTTCGTCCTGCGACTTTTCCGACTGCACTCGGATCGGAATGCGGCTGCAGTTGGAGGCCACGGGATCCAGTCAAGTCCTCAATCTGCCTTGGCTGCCTTATCAATGTTTGCGCACTTTGCTTAATTTGATTTCGCATTTGGCGCTTGGGCTTTGATTGTGTTTGTCCCCGTCGCTGGCCACGCTGGCTGCTGCACTGAGTGGCCTGGTCACACTGGGCTCGGCGTCGCTCAATTTCCGCAAATTGAATGACTACTTCCAGGGATTGCCTTGCGGTTGTTACAatcttgtttatttttatagttCTCGAAGTAAAGAATATTTTGGAGAAACCAGTTTCTTTTATGAAGTCTTTGTTTTGAAAACCATTGATTAAATAGAGTTGGGATAACGTGAGCAAAAGTTGGCACCATCGAtattattgaaaaatgtttaatgttaaagtaaataaatgatAAAAGAGAAAAACTAAGGAAaactaaattatttttttagttaaaaCTTATTGTTTGTATGTAAACAATTTGAATTTAAcagcaattaaaataaaacaaacttTGAAGAAAAAAGTCAACTGTAATAATAAATCATTTTGCTGTGCGATACCGTCGATATTTGATATAGTTCTAAGCCATCGATAGTATcgataaattattttttgtattttataaataaaaatcgatCCTTAAGAGGAACTAAGAAATGTACTACGAGCTTCTTAAATCGAATTCCTTTTTAAAACAAATGAAATGTAAAGTGCAGACACTGATACCAGATCAATGGATCGTTAGTCCCCTGCTTTATCAAGTGCccgtcaatcgataggtgaaCATCCGCTCTGGGCCGAGATTCGGCTGTGTTCTGCTTGCATCTTCATGTCCATGCCCATCCCGACGCCCATATCCGTATCCCTACCCATATCCAAATCCCCCTGGCCCCCTGACAGCCTGTGGAATTTATCGGGCCCATTAAACGCAGCGCACTCCCTTCGATTCCGTAAGCAATTGGTAAGGGATCCGGGCTGTGAGCAACTGACATGCAATTTATAGCCCCGACTGGTAATTGACAGGCGCTCCTGCCCCTTCCTCGTCCATTCCCAAAGACCTGGTTCTTGTTTCTGctgtttattaataaattgtCACTTGCAACGGACTGGCATTATGGTTGATTGCCACTTGGTTAGTGGGAAACTGGAAACTGGCAACGGGAGATGGTGAACGGTAGCTGGTAGCTGGGGAAATGGGCAATGGGCAATGGGAGCCAGATGAACGAACCCGGGGCCAATTAGTTGCCATCATCGTTCATCGTTCATGGGTTGCTCTGTTCTCGCAACCGAATCCCCACATCTCCCGTTGCCTAATCCCTGTTAAGCTTCATCGAAATTGTATCATTATCATATCGAGAGCTGCCATTTTTGGCTTACACAATGGCTGAGCCATCTTCCATCCTCCATCTCCGACATGCAGTATACAATATACAATATCCAGCCAGAGCTCCTCTTGTCTGCCGTATGCTCCTCGATACCTGAGGGAAATCTCCATCGCCCAACGTCTCAATTCAATCTGTATAATGCTCGCTGGTCtcccacctcctcctcctccctCTCTGTCTCTATCTCTATCTCTAGGTTTTTCCAGCTTTTCCAGCTTCGATTTGGCGTTAACAAGTTTTCTATCCACATTTCTTGCGGACCAAGGACTCCGGACTCCGGAGTACGGAGTTTGGAACCGGACAGGAGGAGCAGCTTAAGCTGCTTATTATCCCGCGGGGGTCAGGGGTTTGGGGGTCGGAGGTCGTGGGCGGTACACACACACTCGGTTATCTACGGGCATCCTTGGCCGCCAGGACTAATTGGATTTCTCAGAACAATGGCCAACTATCGGGCATTTTATCCAGCCCGAAAAATTCAATTGTCGGGCTGATTAATCTATGGAAAAATGGCAGCGAAAACATTATCGGAGTGAAAGAAAAAGTGGCCAAGGATGGGCCAAGGAAAGGAGTTTAACACTTTCGTTGTGATTATGATTAAAATGTGAATTTCATTTGGGTTTATAACAACTACAAAGGGCTGAGTTCTCATTAATCAGCAGAAATTTGTGCTCTTTTTTGAATATGTTTTAAAGTATTCTTATCTTTCCATAAACAAACTAAAACTCTTAAGTTAATTTAATTTGACTTTTTGATACTAcgttttttaacaaaaaagcCTCCAATTTATAAGTATacattttttggttttttagGTAAGTAACGTTACCTTGTTAAGATGCATACATGCTGGTAACTTAGGGAAAgcaagaaattaaaaattttactttttatttaatagtTTTTTCCGAAAGTTAAGTAAAATCAATTAATTTACCTAGGGCTTTCAAGCGATTTAGTTGTATCACAGTGCTCATAGGAGAAGGCCAATCGAAGCTCCACAAATGCACTTAATCTAGCGAATGATTACACCCCTTGATAAGTGCCTAGGCGATGGAATTACAGATCGCACATCGACGGAAGGGCCTTCCATCAACTGTTTGCCTAAGTCCTGGCGCATTTCAAAGTCGGCGAAGACGGCCCTTGAACAATGCAAGATTATTGCTGGGAATGGTGTTATCCTTTGGCCAGGAGGGGAATGGAGGTGGAAATGGGAGTGGCAGTGTCTGGAGGACTCCCACTGCGACTCCGCCTCATCACTTACGGTTAATTGTGATGGCAACGGGCGCAAAAAGCGCACATAATTCATGCCACTCGGACAGCGGAGCAGTTACAGCGGCCAATGCTAACAAGCACATTAATAATATCTTAACGCAGACGTTCAAGTGGCGCCGCAGACCATTGGCAGCTCTATGAGTGTGTAGTTGTGGGGTACAGTGGGTCCTCCTATGGGTGAAGTTTGAGATCCATATTTTCTTAGATACATTTTGCTTTGCCTTGGAATATAAAGTTTGTTGTATCGATGGATTGACTTCCTCAGGTTCCTCTTCTTGCGAAATATTTTTACCCTAACCTATTATAATAACATTGATATAATAGGGAACACCTAAGTTTTTATAATCCCAATAGCAGCAGGTTTTGAACTACAGCTCAACCTCTATAACGAACTATAACCGATCTAGTTGAAGCTGTAAAATCTATTCCAAATATTAAACGATAATATTATGTCTAGAACTGGAATCGAAAATATtacttttgtttttcttttttaacaCCAAAATCGATCACTTATAAAAGTGGGAAGTCCCAATGATATATAACACTtggttaatattttaattcacttcatgacttttttattttgaattgaTTTTGCTAGAAATAATCACCACCTTTTAgtttaaagaatatttttctAGAATATTTTGgagtatataatatatataccgTGTAGTACCTACAACATTTTCCTTCGACCTATAAACTTAGTTTAAATTTGTGAGCTTTAGTTTGTAACCTAATAATTTCAATGATGAAGTAAGCCCTTAGCCCCTGAATTCATGAAATACTGTATTGAACTAGGTAAGCACCAAATAGCAAAGCTCTACTGTAGTTAAGCGAAGGGGTGCAGGGCGTGGTGGCAAATGGTCGGGGCCACCGGACGTGGTCGAGCACAAAATGCAGTTAATTAATCATTCCGGGCCAAAGTAGTTTGGTCCTTGATTTATTTTCGGCCATAAGCAAGCAGCGAGCTCTGGTAAaagttaaagttttttatctGCCCCGTTTCAGGCGGATGGAGAAGAGGCCTTGGCCAAGTTATTAAAAAGCGTCAACAGTCAGGCACAAAAGGGGTTGGTGGCTGGGTTGAAAAACCGCAGCGACAGGAAGTC harbors:
- the LOC108005245 gene encoding metaxin-2-like; protein product: MSLEQNLTAALSQSPENKAEEAWPADAQLYQPLEESQLLLPERSSCLAVKTYLRMCGLPIVEKISDNAEFMSPGGRLTHLPLLRLGPVKTFAEFEPIVAQVETMQAGHALGSWMSEDQRDNVRSLVNYVENVFTLTEIHMSFVDAVNYKWYTAPRSGAARPWPLSALRRWAKRKEAMRILKVYQWDDLHNDQLLHELGVCAGQLVDQMEQNQLEEPYFCGSRPCALDALVFGHVAAFRTTKMPNMSLARVLINYPPLVAHCWRIDQSVFGGKILGNEPEVEVLE
- the LOC136117263 gene encoding uncharacterized protein — its product is MSTVFPPLIKFSFYRKMNNHPKQEICKNLGSSSDGVSVSHIIFVKKNGERYRRFFFPKCCSRHIFQLALRLFNGPTDPYFMPILRCFADYLRRYIESEQNDDWSDEEPTYIHEGESSDEKDVEKPKDNTNKETDEETKNKTGKMTEEGAVKKVKDKISKNEKEVPKKDNNNVTIPNAEQDLYEDYILYDLYECQTQISEDELEEITEEFLRKNAIG